One genomic region from Jilunia laotingensis encodes:
- a CDS encoding adenylosuccinate synthase, with translation MKVDVLLGLQWGDEGKGKVVDVLTPRYDVVARFQGGPNAGHTLEFEGQKYVLRSIPSGIFQGDKVNIIGNGVVLDPALFKAEAEALEASGHNLKERLHISKKAHLILPTHRILDAAYEAAKGDSKVGTTGKGIGPTYTDKVSRNGVRVGDILHGFDEKYAAAKARHEQILKSLNYEYDLTEPEKAWMEGIEYLKQFHLVDSEHEVNNLLKEGKSVLCEGAQGTMLDIDFGSYPFVTSSNTVCAGACTGLGVAPNRIGDVYGIFKAYCTRVGSGPFPTELFDETGDKICTLGHEFGSVTGRKRRCGWIDLVALRYSIMVNGVTKLIMMKSDVLDTFDTIKACVAYRLNGEEIDYFPYDITEGVEPIYAELPGWKTDMTKVQSEDEFPEEFNAYLSFLEEQLGVEIKIVSVGPDREQTIERYTEE, from the coding sequence ATGAAAGTAGATGTACTATTAGGTTTACAATGGGGCGATGAAGGTAAAGGAAAAGTTGTAGACGTATTGACTCCCCGATACGATGTGGTAGCACGTTTTCAGGGCGGTCCGAATGCGGGACATACACTCGAGTTCGAAGGACAGAAGTATGTGCTTCGTTCCATCCCTTCAGGTATTTTTCAGGGAGATAAGGTGAATATTATCGGTAATGGCGTTGTTCTTGATCCCGCACTGTTCAAAGCAGAAGCAGAGGCTCTTGAAGCTTCGGGACATAATTTGAAAGAAAGACTGCACATTTCAAAGAAAGCACATCTGATCCTGCCGACACATCGCATTCTGGATGCTGCTTATGAAGCTGCTAAAGGAGACTCGAAGGTAGGGACTACCGGAAAAGGTATCGGTCCTACTTATACGGATAAGGTGAGCCGTAACGGTGTCCGTGTCGGAGACATCCTCCACGGTTTCGACGAGAAGTATGCTGCTGCCAAAGCTCGTCATGAACAGATTCTGAAAAGCTTGAACTATGAATACGACTTGACGGAGCCTGAAAAAGCTTGGATGGAAGGTATTGAATACTTGAAGCAGTTCCATTTGGTAGACAGTGAACATGAAGTGAACAATTTGTTGAAAGAGGGCAAAAGCGTTCTTTGCGAGGGCGCCCAAGGTACAATGCTTGATATTGATTTCGGTTCGTATCCGTTTGTTACCTCTTCAAACACGGTATGTGCCGGTGCTTGCACGGGCTTGGGCGTTGCGCCTAATCGCATCGGTGATGTATACGGTATTTTCAAAGCATATTGCACTCGCGTCGGTTCAGGGCCTTTCCCTACGGAGTTGTTTGACGAAACAGGCGATAAGATATGCACTCTGGGACATGAATTTGGTTCTGTTACCGGACGTAAGCGTCGTTGCGGATGGATCGACCTCGTAGCTTTGAGGTATTCTATTATGGTAAACGGTGTTACCAAGCTTATCATGATGAAGAGTGATGTACTCGATACGTTTGATACGATCAAAGCTTGTGTGGCTTATCGTTTAAACGGTGAAGAAATTGATTATTTTCCATATGATATCACCGAAGGGGTAGAACCTATTTATGCGGAACTCCCGGGCTGGAAGACTGATATGACGAAAGTGCAGAGCGAGGATGAATTCCCCGAAGAATTTAACGCCTACCTGAGTTTCCTTGAAGAGCAGTTGGGAGTCGAAATAAAGATTGTTTCAGTAGGTCCTGACCGTGAACAGACTATTGAAAGATATACAGAAGAATAA
- a CDS encoding alpha-L-fucosidase: MIKQIITLLLVIGACAPLTAQSGYTPTEENLKARREFQDNKFGIFLHWGLYSMLATGEWTMTNRDLNYKEYAKLAGGFYPSKFDAARWVAAIKASGAKYICFTTRHHEGFSMFDTKFSDYNVVKATPFKRDIVKELADECARQGIKLHFYYSHLDWSREDYPWGRTGRGTGRADSKGNWRTYYQFMNDQLTELLTNYGPVGAIWFDGWWDQDQNPGFDWQLPEQYAMIHRLQPACLIGNNHHQVPFAGEDIQIFERDLPGENNSGLSGQDISQLPLETCETMNGMWGYKITDPNYKSTKTLIHYLVKAAGKNANLLMNIGPQPDGELPEVAVQRLKEVGEWMQQYGETIYGTRGGLVAPHDWGVTTQKGNKLYVHILDLQDKSLFIPLTGKKVKKAVFFKDKSPLRYTRSRDGILLELGAVPVDIDTVVELTIE; the protein is encoded by the coding sequence ATGATAAAACAAATTATTACTCTGCTCCTTGTTATTGGAGCGTGTGCCCCTTTAACGGCACAATCCGGTTATACTCCGACTGAAGAGAATCTGAAAGCGCGGCGGGAGTTCCAAGACAATAAGTTCGGCATATTCCTCCATTGGGGGCTTTATAGTATGCTTGCGACTGGTGAGTGGACTATGACGAACCGGGATCTTAACTATAAAGAGTATGCCAAATTGGCGGGTGGTTTTTATCCTTCTAAGTTCGATGCGGCTCGTTGGGTGGCTGCTATTAAAGCTTCGGGAGCGAAGTACATCTGTTTTACTACTCGCCATCATGAAGGCTTTTCGATGTTCGATACGAAATTTTCTGATTATAATGTAGTGAAAGCAACCCCTTTTAAGCGGGACATTGTGAAAGAACTCGCTGATGAATGTGCCCGTCAGGGTATTAAATTGCATTTCTATTATTCTCACTTGGATTGGTCTCGGGAAGACTATCCCTGGGGGCGTACCGGTAGAGGAACCGGAAGAGCCGATTCAAAAGGAAATTGGCGTACTTATTATCAGTTTATGAATGATCAATTGACCGAATTACTGACTAATTATGGTCCTGTAGGAGCGATCTGGTTTGATGGTTGGTGGGATCAGGATCAGAACCCCGGTTTTGATTGGCAGTTGCCCGAGCAGTACGCAATGATTCATCGTTTACAGCCTGCCTGCTTGATAGGGAACAATCATCATCAGGTTCCTTTTGCCGGAGAAGATATTCAGATATTCGAACGAGATCTTCCGGGTGAGAATAACTCCGGACTTTCAGGGCAGGACATTAGCCAATTGCCTCTGGAAACTTGTGAAACAATGAACGGCATGTGGGGGTATAAAATAACCGATCCCAATTATAAGTCTACTAAAACATTAATCCATTATCTGGTAAAAGCTGCGGGTAAAAATGCGAATCTATTGATGAATATAGGCCCCCAACCTGATGGAGAGCTTCCGGAAGTTGCTGTACAGCGACTTAAAGAAGTAGGAGAGTGGATGCAACAATACGGTGAAACCATTTATGGCACTCGCGGTGGACTGGTTGCGCCTCATGATTGGGGTGTGACCACTCAGAAAGGAAATAAGCTTTATGTACACATCCTTGACCTGCAAGATAAATCCCTGTTCATTCCATTGACCGGAAAGAAGGTGAAGAAAGCAGTGTTCTTTAAAGACAAATCTCCTCTGCGGTATACTCGTAGCCGTGACGGCATACTGTTGGAACTCGGTGCTGTTCCTGTCGATATTGATACGGTGGTGGAACTGACAATTGAATAA
- a CDS encoding zinc metallopeptidase, whose amino-acid sequence MIPISWIIFIGIALVSWLVQMNLQNKFKKYSKIPTGNGMTGRDVAIKMLHDNGIYDVQVTHTPGRLTDHYNPANKTVNLSEGVYESNSIMAAAVAAHECGHAVQHARSYAPLTMRSKLVPVVTFASQWMTWVLLAGILLINSFPQLLLAGIILFAMTTLFSFITLPVEINASKRALVWLSSSGITNARNHAQAEDALRSAAYTYVVAALGSLATLIYYIMIFLGRRD is encoded by the coding sequence ATGATACCTATTTCATGGATAATTTTTATCGGGATTGCCTTGGTAAGCTGGTTGGTACAGATGAACTTGCAGAACAAGTTTAAAAAATATTCTAAGATACCTACGGGCAATGGAATGACAGGACGCGACGTGGCTATTAAAATGTTACATGACAATGGAATTTATGATGTTCAGGTGACACATACACCGGGACGTCTGACTGACCACTATAATCCTGCCAATAAGACAGTGAATCTGAGTGAAGGCGTTTATGAGAGTAATAGCATTATGGCAGCTGCTGTAGCTGCTCACGAATGCGGTCACGCTGTGCAACATGCGCGTTCCTATGCTCCTCTGACAATGCGTAGTAAACTGGTTCCTGTTGTGACATTTGCTTCTCAATGGATGACGTGGGTATTACTTGCAGGTATATTACTGATCAATTCATTTCCTCAGCTTTTATTGGCTGGTATCATTTTGTTCGCTATGACGACTCTGTTTAGTTTTATCACTTTGCCGGTAGAAATTAATGCTAGCAAACGCGCATTGGTATGGTTGAGTTCGTCTGGCATTACAAATGCACGTAATCATGCACAGGCAGAAGATGCACTTCGTTCCGCTGCTTATACTTATGTAGTAGCTGCTTTAGGCTCTTTAGCTACATTGATTTATTACATTATGATATTTCTTGGAAGAAGAGATTAA
- the hisS gene encoding histidine--tRNA ligase — protein MAAKPSIPKGTRDFSPVEMAKRNYIFNTIRDVYHLYGFQQIETPSMEMLSTLMGKYGEEGDKLLFKIQNSGDYFSGITDEELLSRNAVKLASRFCEKGLRYDLTVPFARYVVMHRDEITFPFKRYQIQPVWRADRPQKGRYREFYQCDADVVGSDSLLNEVELMQIVDTVFNRFGIRVCIKINNRKILSGIAEIIGESDKIVDITVAIDKLDKIGLENVNAELKEKGISDEAIAKLQPIILLSGTNAEKLATLKEVLSLSEIGMKGVQESEFILTTLETMGLKNEIELDLTLARGLNYYTGAIFEVKALDVQIGSITGGGRYDNLTGVFGMAGVSGVGISFGADRIFDVLNQLDLYPKEAVNGTQLLFVNFGEKEAAFAMGILAKARAAGIRAEIFPDEAKMKKQMSYANAKNIPFVAIVGENEMQDGKVMLKNMETGEQMLLTAEDLLASIQS, from the coding sequence ATGGCAGCAAAACCGAGCATACCGAAAGGAACACGAGATTTTTCGCCTGTGGAGATGGCGAAACGTAATTACATTTTTAATACGATTCGTGATGTTTATCATCTTTATGGCTTTCAGCAGATAGAGACTCCTTCTATGGAGATGCTTTCTACGTTGATGGGAAAGTATGGTGAAGAAGGGGATAAGCTATTGTTTAAAATACAGAATTCCGGTGATTATTTTTCGGGTATTACTGACGAAGAATTGTTGAGTCGCAATGCCGTGAAGTTGGCAAGTAGGTTTTGTGAAAAGGGATTGCGTTATGATTTGACTGTGCCTTTTGCCCGTTATGTGGTAATGCACCGGGATGAAATCACATTCCCTTTCAAACGCTATCAGATACAACCTGTATGGCGTGCCGATCGTCCTCAAAAGGGACGCTATCGTGAGTTTTATCAGTGTGATGCCGATGTGGTAGGTAGCGATTCGTTACTGAATGAAGTGGAATTGATGCAGATTGTCGATACTGTATTCAACCGTTTCGGTATTCGGGTTTGCATTAAGATAAATAACCGTAAAATCCTTTCCGGTATAGCCGAAATCATTGGTGAGTCTGACAAGATTGTCGATATTACCGTAGCTATTGATAAATTGGATAAGATCGGTCTTGAGAATGTCAATGCAGAATTGAAAGAAAAAGGAATCAGTGATGAGGCTATAGCCAAATTGCAACCGATCATTCTGCTTAGCGGGACAAATGCAGAGAAACTGGCTACATTGAAAGAGGTACTGTCTCTTAGTGAAATCGGGATGAAGGGTGTGCAAGAGAGTGAATTCATTTTGACTACACTGGAGACAATGGGGCTAAAGAATGAGATTGAATTAGATTTGACGTTGGCTCGCGGATTGAATTATTATACCGGTGCTATTTTTGAAGTGAAAGCTTTGGATGTGCAGATAGGTAGTATTACAGGAGGCGGTCGTTACGATAACTTGACCGGTGTATTCGGAATGGCAGGAGTGTCGGGAGTAGGAATCTCTTTTGGGGCGGATCGTATTTTCGATGTACTTAATCAATTGGATTTATACCCTAAAGAAGCGGTAAACGGTACTCAGTTGCTATTCGTTAATTTTGGCGAAAAAGAAGCAGCTTTTGCAATGGGAATATTGGCCAAGGCCCGTGCAGCCGGTATACGTGCGGAAATATTCCCGGATGAGGCAAAGATGAAAAAGCAGATGAGTTATGCTAATGCAAAGAATATTCCGTTCGTTGCTATTGTGGGTGAAAATGAAATGCAGGATGGCAAAGTTATGTTGAAAAACATGGAAACAGGTGAGCAGATGTTGCTAACAGCTGAAGACCTGCTTGCATCCATCCAATCCTAA
- a CDS encoding tail fiber domain-containing protein: protein MKQILCTLLVAFFALIAQAQVTVNDEGDCCVGDGSCFWGFETSTSSQWSSVNPGRLSVESGISIAIYGDSDPFPYDPSRPHPFAIAHAVKHHGISMAPVFYIDENGKIYSKGGYAQSSDSTLKTNIRPLTSTLSKIQTLNGVSYDFKSEVDGSPQNSSLARNGTAGNVSKHIGLLAQEVEQVYPEAVCEFSDGTKGIMYTDLVAVLVEGIKEMNDSLTAVNMRYDNLQNQVDSLKMQLEALMQSLSPQSRSPKSDSENNQNSPVQEAALYQNVPNPFNHMTEIAYRLTPNAHTASINVYDLNGKLLKNYPLQSNGVTGKIEISASDLEPGMYIYALVIDGRMIDSKRMILNH, encoded by the coding sequence ATGAAACAGATTTTATGTACGTTGTTAGTAGCGTTTTTTGCATTAATTGCTCAAGCACAGGTCACGGTCAATGACGAAGGTGACTGTTGTGTCGGTGACGGTTCATGTTTTTGGGGATTCGAAACAAGCACATCGTCCCAATGGTCTTCCGTTAATCCCGGCAGGCTCAGTGTTGAAAGCGGGATAAGTATTGCCATATACGGAGATTCTGATCCGTTTCCCTACGATCCGTCACGCCCGCATCCTTTCGCAATAGCTCATGCGGTGAAGCATCATGGAATTTCAATGGCTCCGGTTTTTTACATTGATGAAAATGGTAAGATTTACAGTAAAGGCGGCTATGCCCAGTCTTCGGACAGTACATTAAAGACCAATATTCGTCCCCTGACTTCCACCCTCTCCAAGATTCAAACACTAAACGGTGTTTCCTACGATTTCAAAAGCGAAGTAGACGGTTCTCCACAAAATAGCTCTTTAGCAAGAAACGGAACAGCAGGCAACGTTTCCAAACATATCGGCTTATTGGCCCAAGAGGTCGAACAAGTATATCCGGAAGCAGTCTGTGAATTCTCGGACGGTACAAAAGGAATCATGTATACCGACCTGGTAGCCGTTCTGGTGGAGGGCATAAAAGAAATGAACGACAGTCTGACCGCAGTTAACATGCGATACGACAACCTGCAAAATCAAGTGGACAGCTTAAAGATGCAACTGGAAGCCCTGATGCAAAGTTTATCACCTCAGAGTCGTTCACCTAAATCAGATTCTGAGAACAATCAAAATAGCCCTGTGCAGGAAGCCGCACTCTATCAAAATGTCCCAAATCCCTTCAACCATATGACGGAAATAGCTTATCGCCTCACTCCCAATGCACATACAGCCTCCATTAATGTATATGATCTCAATGGAAAACTATTAAAGAATTATCCACTGCAATCCAATGGGGTTACAGGCAAGATTGAAATCTCCGCATCCGATCTAGAACCGGGTATGTATATTTATGCTTTGGTGATAGATGGCAGGATGATAGATTCCAAACGTATGATTCTGAATCATTGA
- a CDS encoding leucine-rich repeat domain-containing protein, translating into MKKTLLFMLLPLLCILLQAQETVVIDGVTFSVDKKTLIKYSADKADEEYVVPEGTEIISEYAFGHNRHLQVLTLPLSLKEIGDNALAGTGLKTIIWNTYPDVIGDWIWGFPAYASNLSSFLTLGNSTNCISVDGVLFSKDKKKLLGFPPTKVGNRLSGKYEIPEGTEVITKQAFACADIAIVILPSTINRIEEDAFSVRWLIPTGDDTIEELIEVFCKTIIPPEIIGNPFINPEYIALYVPEESADIYRNTEYWKRFRTINGKSTDSGIQQMKQSSNLESWIENDILIYRM; encoded by the coding sequence ATGAAAAAAACATTATTATTTATGTTACTACCGCTGCTTTGCATTCTGTTACAAGCACAAGAAACGGTAGTTATCGATGGGGTCACTTTCTCGGTGGATAAGAAGACGCTGATAAAATATTCAGCAGATAAGGCGGATGAGGAATATGTAGTGCCGGAAGGGACGGAAATTATAAGTGAATATGCTTTTGGTCATAATCGCCATTTGCAAGTTCTGACATTACCTTTATCCTTGAAAGAAATTGGAGATAATGCTTTAGCGGGAACTGGATTAAAGACAATTATTTGGAATACTTATCCAGATGTCATCGGAGATTGGATATGGGGATTTCCAGCTTATGCATCCAACCTATCATCCTTCCTAACCCTTGGCAATAGTACTAATTGCATTTCAGTAGATGGAGTGCTTTTCTCAAAAGACAAGAAAAAACTATTGGGGTTCCCACCAACAAAAGTAGGAAACCGCTTAAGTGGTAAATATGAAATACCCGAAGGGACGGAAGTTATAACAAAACAGGCTTTCGCTTGTGCTGATATAGCAATTGTTATTCTTCCTTCCACAATTAACAGAATTGAAGAAGATGCATTTAGTGTAAGATGGCTAATACCAACAGGTGATGACACGATAGAGGAATTAATAGAAGTTTTTTGCAAAACAATAATTCCCCCTGAAATAATAGGAAATCCCTTTATTAATCCTGAATACATTGCCTTATATGTACCTGAAGAAAGTGCCGACATCTATCGAAACACAGAATATTGGAAACGCTTTAGAACCATAAATGGCAAAAGCACAGATAGTGGTATCCAACAAATGAAACAATCCTCCAATTTGGAAAGTTGGATTGAAAATGATATTTTAATATATCGAATGTGA
- a CDS encoding leucine-rich repeat protein, translating into MKKTLLFMLLPLLCILLQAQETVVIDGVTFSVDRKTLIDYPEDKVDEEYVVPEGTEIIGERAFWYNKYIQVLTLPLSLKEIGDYALAGSGLKTIIWNTYPNVVGIDIWGFRSAGDSILSSFLTTDNSDNCTSIDGVLFSKDKKKLLGFPPAKIGNRLGGKYEIPEGTEIIGKEAFLSADIAVVVLPSTVNRIEKRAFSVSSLVATGSYLKMDALNKVFCKAMTPPEVIWNPFVEPEYIDLYVPEESADTYRNTDYWKRFRTINGTKGDSGIQQMKQSPNLESWIENDILYIECDETMSKITVYDTNGTCFWQGDIHENKWQMTTGEFPKGVLLLEVTTSGGKRTEIKLLN; encoded by the coding sequence ATGAAAAAAACATTATTATTTATGTTACTACCGCTGCTTTGCATTCTGTTACAAGCACAAGAAACGGTAGTTATCGATGGGGTCACTTTCTCGGTGGATAGAAAGACGTTGATAGATTATCCCGAAGACAAAGTGGATGAGGAATATGTAGTGCCGGAAGGGACGGAGATAATAGGTGAAAGAGCTTTTTGGTATAATAAATATATACAAGTTCTGACATTACCTTTATCCTTGAAAGAAATTGGAGATTATGCTTTGGCGGGATCGGGTTTAAAGACGATTATCTGGAATACTTATCCAAATGTTGTAGGAATTGACATTTGGGGATTTAGGAGTGCTGGTGATTCTATATTATCCTCCTTTCTTACAACTGATAATAGTGATAATTGCACGTCTATAGATGGTGTCCTTTTTTCAAAAGACAAGAAGAAACTATTAGGATTTCCACCAGCTAAAATAGGAAACCGCTTAGGTGGTAAATATGAAATACCTGAAGGCACGGAGATTATAGGAAAGGAGGCCTTTTTGAGTGCTGATATAGCAGTAGTTGTTCTTCCTTCCACAGTTAACCGAATTGAAAAACGTGCATTTAGTGTAAGTAGCTTAGTAGCAACAGGCAGTTATCTAAAAATGGACGCATTAAACAAGGTTTTTTGTAAAGCCATGACACCTCCTGAAGTAATATGGAATCCATTTGTTGAGCCAGAATATATTGACTTGTATGTACCCGAAGAGAGTGCGGATACCTACCGCAACACAGATTATTGGAAACGCTTTAGAACCATAAATGGAACAAAAGGGGATAGTGGTATCCAACAAATGAAACAATCCCCAAATTTGGAAAGTTGGATTGAAAATGATATTTTATATATCGAATGTGATGAAACAATGTCAAAGATTACAGTTTATGACACCAACGGTACTTGTTTCTGGCAAGGAGATATCCATGAAAACAAATGGCAAATGACAACGGGTGAATTTCCCAAGGGAGTACTCTTATTGGAAGTTACAACATCTGGCGGCAAAAGAACAGAAATTAAATTACTAAATTAG
- a CDS encoding leucine-rich repeat domain-containing protein, translating into MKKTLLFMLLPLLSILLQAQETVVIDGVTFSVDKKTLIKYSEDKTDEEYVVPEGTEIISEHAFGHNRHLQVLTLPLSLKEIGDYALAGSGLKTIIWNTYPNVVGIDIWGFRSAGDSILSSFLTTDNSDNCTSIDGVLFSKDKKKLLGFPPAKIGDRMRGKYEIPEGTEIIGKEAFLSADIAIVVLSSTVNRIEKRAFSVSSLAIAGSYLNTDALSNVFCKAMTPPEIIWNPFIDPEYIDLYVPEESAETYRNTDYWKDFKTINGKSTDSGIQQMKQSSNLESWIENDILYIECDETMSKITAYDTNGTCFWQGDIHENKWHMATGEFPKGVLLLEVTTSGGKRTEIKLLN; encoded by the coding sequence ATGAAAAAAACATTATTATTTATGTTACTACCGCTGCTTAGTATTTTGTTACAAGCGCAAGAAACGGTAGTCATTGATGGGGTCACTTTCTCGGTGGATAAGAAGACGCTGATAAAGTATTCAGAAGATAAGACGGATGAGGAATATGTAGTGCCGGAAGGGACGGAAATTATAAGTGAACATGCTTTTGGTCATAATCGCCATTTGCAAGTTCTGACATTACCTTTATCCTTGAAAGAAATTGGAGATTATGCTTTGGCGGGATCGGGTTTAAAGACGATTATCTGGAATACTTATCCAAATGTTGTAGGAATTGACATTTGGGGATTTAGGAGTGCTGGTGATTCTATATTATCCTCCTTTCTTACAACTGATAATAGTGATAATTGCACGTCTATAGATGGTGTCCTTTTTTCAAAAGACAAGAAGAAACTTCTTGGTTTTCCTCCTGCAAAAATCGGGGATCGAATGCGTGGGAAATATGAAATACCTGAAGGCACGGAGATTATAGGAAAAGAGGCTTTTTTGAGTGCTGATATAGCAATAGTTGTTCTTTCTTCCACAGTTAACCGAATTGAAAAACGTGCATTTAGTGTAAGCTCGTTAGCAATAGCAGGCAGTTATCTAAATACGGACGCATTAAGCAATGTTTTTTGTAAAGCCATGACACCTCCTGAAATAATATGGAATCCATTTATTGACCCAGAATATATTGACTTATATGTACCTGAAGAAAGTGCAGAAACGTACCGAAATACAGACTATTGGAAGGACTTCAAAACTATCAATGGCAAAAGCACAGATAGTGGTATCCAACAAATGAAACAATCCTCCAATTTGGAAAGTTGGATTGAAAATGATATTTTATATATCGAATGTGATGAAACAATGTCAAAGATTACAGCTTATGACACCAACGGTACTTGTTTCTGGCAAGGAGATATCCATGAAAACAAATGGCACATGGCAACGGGTGAATTTCCCAAGGGAGTACTCTTATTGGAAGTTACAACATCTGGCGGCAAAAGAACAGAAATTAAATTACTAAATTAG
- a CDS encoding leucine-rich repeat domain-containing protein produces MKKTLLFMLLPLLSVLLQAQETVVIDGVTFSADKKTLIKYSKDKTDEEYVVPEGTEIINEHAFVPNCHLQVLTLPLSLKELGDYALAGSDLKTIIWNNYPAIVGDYIWGFTSNIGISKLSSFLTTENSNNCISVDGVLFSKDKKKLLGFPPAKIGNRLSGKYEVPEGTEVIAKQAFADANIAEIILPSTLNRIEDDAFKISWLSCTGNGGDERDLHKIFCNAINPPEIIGFPSWGLGDTDLYVPEESAETYRNTDYWKDFKTINGKRTDSGIQQMKQSPNLESWIEDDILYIECDETMSKIKAYDTNGTCFWQGDIHENKWHMATGEFPKGVLLLEVTTSGGKRIEIKLLN; encoded by the coding sequence ATGAAAAAAACATTATTATTTATGTTACTACCGCTGTTATCTGTTTTATTGCAAGCACAGGAAACGGTAGTCATTGACGGGGTTACTTTCTCGGCAGATAAGAAGACGCTGATAAAGTATTCAAAAGATAAGACGGATGAGGAGTATGTAGTGCCGGAAGGGACGGAGATTATAAATGAACATGCTTTTGTCCCTAATTGTCATTTGCAAGTTCTGACATTACCTTTATCCTTAAAAGAACTTGGAGATTACGCTTTGGCGGGATCAGATTTAAAGACGATTATTTGGAATAATTATCCGGCAATTGTAGGGGATTATATTTGGGGATTTACCTCTAATATCGGGATTTCCAAGCTATCTTCTTTTTTAACTACTGAAAATAGTAATAATTGTATATCAGTAGATGGCGTTCTTTTCTCAAAAGACAAGAAGAAACTATTAGGATTTCCACCAGCTAAAATAGGAAACCGCTTAAGTGGTAAATATGAAGTTCCTGAAGGCACGGAGGTTATAGCAAAACAAGCTTTCGCGGATGCTAATATAGCAGAAATCATCTTACCTTCTACTCTTAACCGAATTGAGGATGATGCCTTTAAAATAAGTTGGTTATCATGCACAGGTAACGGTGGAGATGAACGTGATTTACATAAAATCTTTTGTAATGCTATTAACCCTCCCGAAATTATAGGGTTTCCTTCTTGGGGTCTGGGAGATACTGATTTATATGTACCTGAAGAAAGTGCAGAAACGTACCGAAATACAGACTATTGGAAGGACTTCAAAACTATTAATGGCAAAAGAACAGATAGTGGTATCCAACAAATGAAACAATCCCCAAATTTGGAAAGTTGGATTGAAGATGATATTTTATATATCGAATGTGATGAAACAATGTCAAAGATTAAAGCTTATGACACCAACGGTACTTGTTTCTGGCAAGGAGATATCCATGAAAACAAATGGCACATGGCAACGGGTGAATTTCCCAAGGGAGTACTCTTATTAGAAGTTACAACATCTGGTGGCAAAAGAATAGAAATTAAATTACTAAATTAA